One Catharus ustulatus isolate bCatUst1 chromosome 2, bCatUst1.pri.v2, whole genome shotgun sequence genomic window carries:
- the TNFSF11 gene encoding tumor necrosis factor ligand superfamily member 11: MRRASRDYTKYLRGSEELGSGAAHESAPAPPPPPPPAHPHPPPASRSLLAALVLLGLGQVVCSVALFLYFRAQMDPTRISKEHAHCVRTLFGHQESTDLHDASFESQEAKLIPESCRSVKQALQRAVQREVQRAMGRTPPRPEKAAMEALGLELYKRNKPEKQPFAHLIIDDKNIPSGTRKVNLTSWHHDKGQANLSNMTFNDGKLIVNQDGFYYLYANICFRHHETSGNLTKRGLQLMVYVIKTNLKIRRFDVLMKGGSTKYWSGNSEFHFYSVNVGGFFKLKSGEMISIQVSNPLLLDSSQEATYFGAFKVRDLD; encoded by the exons ATGCGTCGCGCCAGCCGAGACTACACCAAGTACTTGCGCGGCTCGGAGGAGCTGGGCAGCGGCGCCGCCCACGAgagcgccccggccccgccgccgcccccgccgcccgcgcACCCGCACCCGCCGCCCGCGTCCCGCTCCCTCCTGGCCGCCCTCgtcctcctggggctggggcaggtggTCTGCAGCGTCGCCCTCTTCCTCTACTTCCGAGCTCAG ATGGACCCTACTAGAATTTCAAAAGAACATGCACACTGTGTCAGAACACTTTTTGGACACCAAGAAAGTACAGATTTGCATGATGCCTCCTTTGAAAGTCAAGAAGCGAAGTTAATTCCGGAATCCTGTAGAAGTGTGAAACAGGCTCTCCAAAGGGCTGTGCAGAGG GAAGTCCAACGTGCTATGGGAAGAACGCCACCAAGACCAGAGAAAG CTGCAATGGAAGCATTAGGACTTGAACTGTACAAGAGGAACAAACCTGAGAAGCAGCCATTTGCCCATCTCATTATTGATGATAAGAATATTCCATCTG GAACTCGCAAAGTGAACCTCACATCCTGGCATCATGACAAAGGCCAGGCAAACTTATCAAATATGACATTCAATGATGGAAAACTAATTGTTAATCAAGATGGATTTTACTACCTTTATGCCAATATTTGTTTTAGACATCATGAAACTTCAGGGAACTTGACTAAAAGAGGGCTTCAGCTGATGGTGTATGTGATTAAGACAAACCTTAAAATAAGGCGCTTTGATGTGTTGATGAAGGGAGGAAGCACCAAATACTGGTCAGGgaattcagaatttcatttttattctgtaaatgtagggggtttttttaaattaaaatctggtGAAATGATAAGTATCCAGGTATCAAACCCGTTGCTACTGGATTCTTCACAAGAAGCAACTTACTTTGGAGCGTTTAAAGTTAGAGATTTAGATTGA